A region of the Leucobacter komagatae genome:
GGTGCGACCGAGGATCAGCTCACGCACGACGTACAGCGCCTCACGCGCCAGTGGGAGTCGATCCAGGCGCGCGTCAAGAAGGGTGGAGGGCCAGCGATGCTGCACTCCGAGCCCGACATGCTCATCAAGATTGTGCGCGACGTCTTCAACGAAGACTTCCTCCGCATGCGGATTGAGGGCGCTGAGACCCACGAGGTGATCGAGAACTACCTCTCCGCCGTCGCCCCCGACCTCATGCAGCGCGTTGAGCGCTACGAGGGGGAGCGCGACATCTTTGACGAGTTCCGCGTCACCGAGCAGATCGCGAAGGCGCTTGACCGCAAGGTCTGGCTGCCGTCGGGCGGTTCGCTCGTGATTGACCGCACCGAGGCGATGACGGTTGTTGACGTGAACACGGGCAAATTCGTGGGTGCCGGCGGCAACCTCGAGGAGACGGTCACCAAGAACAACCTCGAATCCGCCGAAGAGATCGTGCGCCAGCTGCGCCTGCGCGACATCGGCGGCATCATCGTGATCGACTTCATCGACATGGTGCTCGAATCGAACCGCGACCTCGTGCTCCGGAGGCTCATCGAGTGCCTGGGGCGCGACCGCACGAAGCACCAGGTCGCCGAGGTGACCTCGCTTGGGCTCGTACAGATGACCCGCAAGAAGCTTGGCCTCGGCCTGCTTGAGTCGTTCAGCGAGCCGTGTGAGGTGTGCGCCGGTCGAGGCGTGATCGTGCACCACGAGCCCGTGCACCGGCACCGCAGCGAGTCGAACGGCCGCCAGAAGCGCGGCGGCGGCAACTCGGGCGGCGGGAACCACAACGGCGGCGGCCAGAACGGTGGCGGCCAGAAGGGGCAGACCGAGCCCAAGGCGCAGACGCACGCGATCAGCGATGGCGCGAAGAACATGCTCGCGCAGGTCGCGGCCTCGACCATTCCGGCGGCAAAGCAGTCGGAGGAGTCGGGTTCGGGCGACGAAACCCAGGTGACGGGTATCGTCGGCAAGGCACAGGCACAGGCACAGGCACAGGGCTATAGGACAAAAAGTGTGTAACGAATCCCGATCTACCCGCACCAGCATGCCGTAGTACGAGGTTCGCTATACCCCGGCACCATTAACCGTGCCGAAAACAACCAACTCGTCCACCTGTCTGGTATGCGGCAACGCGCTCGTGAAGAACGGTTTCACGAGCGCGGGAACCAGGTGCTGGAGATGCCTGAACTGCGGCAGCTCCTCAACCAGGAAACGGGCAGACCTCACCCGCCGGCACACCCTCGACCGGTTCCTGTCCTGGCTCCTGGGCAAGGACTCACAAGCCGAAGCCGCGGAACGAGTCTCAGACCGAACCTTCCGCCGGGAGATCGAATGGTGCTGGCAAATCAGGCCAACGCTCCCGACCGTGACGATACCGCCGAGGTGCGTGATCGTGGACGGAACGTACGTTGGTGGATGGTGTCTCCTGGTCGCGCTCGATGAGGACCTCACCCCGCTCGCGTTCCAGTGGTGCTCGACCGAAACCCAGGCCGCGTGGGGTGCGTTGTTCGCGCAGATCCCTGCCCCACTCGTGGTGGTGTGTGATGGCGGGCCAGGCCTGAACGCGGCACTCAAAACAGTGTGGCCGGATACGCGCGTGCAGCGTTGCATCTTCCACGTCCTGATGAACATACGCACCCATCTCACCTGGAGACCCCGCACCGTTGCTGGGCAGACGCTCCTCGCGCTCACAAAACAGCTTTCACAAGTACAAACGCCAGAGGACGCTCTCGGCTGGCTCAAGCGGTTGAACGCCTGGCATTCGATCTACGGACGCCTCACTCGTGAACGCTCGTACGCGAGGCGCAGACTCAAGGACGGGTCATGGGACTCACCCACCGGGAAACAGTGGTGGTACACCCACGACCGGCTTCGGAAGGCGTACCGGCTCCTCACCGAGATCCAACGCCGCGGACACCTGTTCACTTTCGTTCAGATCGATATCCCCAGAACCACGAGCGGCCTCGAGGGAGCCTTCAACTCGGTCCTGAAAACACTCCTCCGATTCCATCGCGGAATGCCCACCGTCCATCAGAAACGCGTCGCGGAATGGTTCGCTCTAAAACAAGCAGGACTGCTCCAGACCGCGCACTCGTTCATCACGCACGAAGTGATCAACCCGCCAGTGAACCCACGCCCCCGGTTCACGGAACCAGACCCGAGCCCCGAGCTCTACGGCACCGGCCTTGACGCCAGCGAAGGCCTCTGGCTACGCAAAGGATGGGGAGGGCGGACCTGACACGCCCAACGGTTTACACACTTTTTGTCCTATAGGCCCAGGCACAGGCACAAGCTCCGGCTGCCGCGCTCGAGAGCGTGCTTGACGCGCTCCCCGACGCGCCACCCGCTGGCGCCTCGAAGTCGCGCAACCGGCGGGTGAGCTCGCGTGCGGGTGCGCCCGCAAGCGCCCCGAAAGCGGCGCACAAGACGTCCCAGCGCTCCGGCGCTGAGGAGACCGCGGCATCGGCAGGGGCGGCGGCGCTTGCCGCTGAGCTTGCTGAGACCGTGGGTAAGGGAGAGGCGAGCCGTGAAAACGGCGCGTCTGCCGAGGCACCCGCTGTCACTGACAGCGGTGCCCCGAAGCGCGGCGCGCGTACGCGTTCGTCGCGCGCGCAGTCAGCGGCGGGCTCCAAGCCCGCGGCCGAGGCCGCCTCGACCGGGGGCTCCGCCCTCGATCCTGAGCGGATGCTGCTCGACGCGCTCGACGCCAGGACCGGCGGTCGTGGCGGGGCGCAGACTGACACGCCGACCCTTATTTGACCGGACGCGATAATTCGCGTTATTATTGACCGTTGTGCGTACTCGCTTTTGAGGCGAGAAGTGCACGTATGACTTCGATCGTGACGGGTTCGCGATTCGACACGATTAAGACGATCCTCGAGAGATGGGTGACCAAGTGGTTTACGCAGTAGTGCGCACAAGCGGACGACAGGAGAAGGTCGAGGTTGGCTCGATCATCACTGTAAACCGTGTATCGGGAGACGCTAAGGGCAACATTGAGCTCCCGGCTGTTCTCCTCGTTGACGGCGACAAGGTGACGAGCGACGCTTCGGCTCTCGCAAAGGTGAAGGTTACGGCCGAGGTCCTTGACGACCTTCGTGGGCCGAAGATCGTCATCCAGCGTTACAAGAACAAGACCGGTTACAAGAGCCGCCAGGGGCACCGTCAGGATCTGACGCGCCTCAAGGTCACCGGCATCAAGTAACACTTTTAGACTCTAAGGAGACAGACCAATGGCATCCAAGAAGGGCGTCGGCTCCAGCAAGAACGGCCGCGACTCGAACGCACAGCGCCTCGGCGTGAAGCGCTTCGGTGGGCAGCAGGTGAACGCCGGCGAGATCATCGTGCGTCAGCGCGGAACCCACTTCCACCCCGGCGTCAACGTTGGCCGTGGCGGAGACGACACGCTGTTCGCTCTCGCAGCGGGCGCAGTCGAGTTCGGTGCGAAGGGTGGCCGCAAGGTCGTCAACATCGTCGCCGCTGCGTAAGTAGTTCGGTATCGACAAAGGCGAGCTTCGGCTCGCCTTTTGTCGTATCTGGCCGGATGGTGCGTGCCCGCAGGGCGCGCACACGACGTAATCCGGTGTCGCTTTGGCGCGTGCGTCAGGCAAAATGTAGTTACTCGATCGCGTCTTCGGGTCGGAAGGGGAATCTCTCATGGTGACGTTCGTGGATCAGGTCCAACTGCACCTGCAGGCGGGTCGAGGCGGAAACGGCTGTGTCTCTGTTCGGCGCGAGAAATTTAAGCCGCTGGCCGGGCCAGACGGCGGTGCTGGCGGCAACGGTGGCACGATCGTGCTGCTCGCAGACCCGCAGGTGACGACGCTGCTCGAGTACCACCGCAGGCCCCACCGCTCTGCCGAGAACGGAGCGTACGGCGCGGGCGACTACCGCGCGGGTGCGCACGGGGCTGAGCTCGTGCTCCCCGTTCCCGTCGGAACCGTGGTGAAGGACACCGAGGGGGAGGTGCTCGCAGACCTCACCGAGGCCGGCACCCGCTTCGTCGTCGCTGAGGGCGGCCTCGGCGGGCTCGGTAACCACGCGCTCGCGAGCCAGAAGCGCAAGGCCCCTGGCTTCGCGCTGCTCGGCACCGAGGGTTGGGCAGGCGACGTCACGCTCGAGCTCAAGACAATCGCAGACGTCGCGCTCGTGGGGCTCCCGTCTGCCGGTAAGTCGAGCCTCATCGCTGCGATGAGCGCAGCCCGGCCCAAGATCGCGGACTACCCGTTCACGACGCTGCACCCGAACCTCGGCGTCGTCGAGGCCGGTTCGACCCGCTTCACCGTCGCCGACGTACCGGGACTCATCGAGGGCGCGAGCGAGGGCAAGGGCCTCGGCCTCGACTTCCTGCGCCACGTCGAGCGCTGCAGCGCGCTGCTCCACGTGCTCGACTGCGCGACGCTCGAGCCCGGGCGCGACCCGCTCTCCGACCTTGAGATCATCAAGAAGGAGCTCGCGGCGTATGAGGTCCCCGAAGGGCAGATCCCGCTGCTCGACCGCCCGCAGCTCGTCGCGCTGAACAAGATCGACGTGCCCGAGGCTCGCGAGCTCGCCGAGTTCGTGCGGCCCGACCTCGAGGCGATGGGGTACCGCGTCTTCGAGATCTCGACGGCGTCGCGTGAGGGCCTCCGTGAGCTCGGCTTCGCGCTCGCCGAGGTCGTCGAGGACGCCCGCGCGAAGGAGCAGGCAGAGAGCGAGCGCCTCGAGCGCATCGTGCTGACGCCGAAGGCGGTGGATCGCCAGGCCGGCTTCCGCGTCGTCACCGAGGGCGGCACCTACGGCACGCTCTTCCGCGTGCTCGGGCAGAAGCCCGAGCGCTGGGTGCAGCAGACCGACTTCCAGAACGACGAGGCTGTCGGCTACCTCGCCGACAGGCTGCAGAAGCTCGGCATCGAGGACGCGCTAGTGAAGGCCGGCGCGGTCGCCGGGTCGACCGTCGTGATTGGCCCGGGCCAGGGCGTCGTCTTCGACTGGGAGCCGTCGCTCACGAGCGCCGCTGAGGTGCAGGTTGGTGTCCGCGGCAGCGACGACAGGCTCGACGGGCCCCAGCGTCGCACCAACAAGCAGCGCCGTTCCGATTACCACGACCTCATGGACGCGAAAGCCGCCGCCCGTGAGCAGCTCGAGGAGGAGCGTCGCTCAGGGATGTGGGAGTCCACCGAGTGAGCGAGGCGGGAACGCGCGGGCAGACCCTGCTCGCGGCGCGGCGGGTCGTCGTCAAGGTGGGATCCTCGTCCGTGTCCGGCGACAATGCAGGCCAGATCCCCGTCCTCGTTGATTCACTCGCGCGCCTCCGCGCCGCCGGCGCCGAGGTGATCCTCGTCTCCAGCGGCGCGATCGCGACCGGCGTGCCGTTCTTGAACATCGACGCGCGGCCCGACGACCTGGCGACCCAGCAGGCCGCGGCCGCGGTGGGCCAGAACATTCTCGTGAACCGCTACCAGCGCGCGCTGAGCAGCCACGACCTCGTCGCGGGGCAGGTGCTCCTCACCGCGCACGACATGGAGAACCCGACCCACCGCGGCAACGCGCGTCGCGCGCTCGAGCGGCTGCTCGCCCTCGGCACCGTGCCGATCATCAACGAGAACGATACGGTCGCAACCCACGAGATCCGCTTCGGTGACAACGACAGGCTCGCCGCGCTCGTTGCCCGACTTGTCGAGGCTGACCAGCTCGTGCTGCTCTCCGACATCGACGCCCTCTACACCGCGCCGCCGGAGGTTGTCGGCGCGGAGCGGATCGCGAGCGTGCCCTACGGCGACCCGCTTGATGGGGTTCGCATTGGCGAGAGCCAGTCGGGCTGGGGCACCGGGGGAGCGGCCACCAAGGTGCAGGCGGCCCGGCTCGCCGCTGACGCGGGCACTACCGTGCTGCTCACCGAGGCGCGGCTGCTCGCCGCGGTGCTCGACGGTGCTGATCACGGGACGCTCTTCGGCGCCGCTTCTCGCTAGCCCGCGCGGGCTAGAATGGCGTCATGTCTAGCAATGATGCCTTCGTTGATCTCCTGACCCGCGCGAAGCAGGCGTCGCGCAAACTCGCGACCGCCACGACCGCGACGAAGAACGCCGCGCTCGAGGATATGGCGCGCGCGCTCGAGGGCGCGATCCCGGAAATCATTGCGGCAAACGAGCTTGACCTCGCCCGCGGCGTCGAGAACAACATCGGCGACGGGCTGCTCGACAGGCTGAGGCTCGACGAAGAACGCATCCTCGGGCTAGCGGCGGCCGTTCGCGAGATCATCGCGCTCCCCGACCCGGTCGGCCAGATCGTGCGCGGCAGCACGCTGCCCAACGGGATCACGATCGCCCAGACGCGGGTGCCCTTTGGCGTGGTTGGCGCGATTTATGAGGCGCGGCCGAATGTGACCGTCGATATTGCGGCGCTCGCGCTGAAGAGCGGCAACGGGGCGGTCCTCCGGGGTGGCTCTGCGGCGGAGAACTCGAACCGCGTGCTCGTGCGGCTCATCCAGGAGTCGGTCAGGCGGAGCGGCATCGACGGCAACGCATTTCAGACGATTGACCCGTTCGGGCGTGAGGGCGCGGGGCGCCTCATGCGGGCCCGCGGGTACGTGGATGTGCTCATTCCCCGCGGCAGCGCTGGCCTCATCTCGACGGTCGTGAACGAGTCAACGGTGCCCGTGATTGAAACCGGCGCCGGTATTGTCCACGTCTACGTCGACGCCTCGGCCGACTTTGATATGGCGCACTCGATCGTCGTGAACGCGAAGACCCACAGGCCGAGCGTCTGCAACTCTGCCGAAACGCTGCTCGTGCACGCCGACCAGGTGGGGGAACTGCTTCCGAGCATTCTCGCGGTGCTCGAGCAGCGCGGTGTCGTGCTGTATGGCGACGAGCGCGCGCGGGCGGCCGGCGCACGCGAGGCCGCGACCGACGAAACCTGGGCGACCGAGCACCTCGACCTTGCGATGGGGGTGCGTGTCGTGGATTCGCTTGACGAAGCGATCGCACACATCGATACTTACTCGACGAAGCACACCGAGTCGATCGTGACGAGCGATTTCGCGAACGCCGAGCGCTTCCTCGCCGAGGTCGACTCCGCCGTGGTGATGGTGAACTCCTCGACCAGGTTCACTGACGGCGGTGAGTTCGGGTTCGGCGCCGAAGTGGGCATTTCCACCCAGAAGATGCACGCGCGCGGCCCGATGGGGCTCGCGGAACTCACGAGCACGAAGTGGCTTGTGCGTGGCACTGGGCAGATTCGCTAGCCAAACCCTGTAGGCTTGTAGTAAGTATTTCTGCCATAGGAAAGGTCAGGGCTCTTCATGTCATTTGCAGCCACGATTGCAGCAGCCGAGGGCGCAAGCCACGTCGTTACCGAGCTTCCGATGCCCGCTCCCGTGTATGGCGTCATCGTCTTCTCGCTGTTCGTTGTTTCAGCGCTTGTGGTGTTCTCGTTCCGTGACGTCGCAAACCGCCACGCTGAGAAGGCCGCCGCCTACGCCCGCGAGCACGGTGAGGCGCAGCAGCACTAATCGTGGCTAGTCGGCGACGTGTGGGGGTGATGGGCGGCACCTTCGACCCAATTCACCATGGCCACCTCGTCGCCGCTAGCGAGGTAGCGAAGAGCTTTGACCTTGACG
Encoded here:
- the rpmA gene encoding 50S ribosomal protein L27; the encoded protein is MASKKGVGSSKNGRDSNAQRLGVKRFGGQQVNAGEIIVRQRGTHFHPGVNVGRGGDDTLFALAAGAVEFGAKGGRKVVNIVAAA
- the obgE gene encoding GTPase ObgE, which encodes MVTFVDQVQLHLQAGRGGNGCVSVRREKFKPLAGPDGGAGGNGGTIVLLADPQVTTLLEYHRRPHRSAENGAYGAGDYRAGAHGAELVLPVPVGTVVKDTEGEVLADLTEAGTRFVVAEGGLGGLGNHALASQKRKAPGFALLGTEGWAGDVTLELKTIADVALVGLPSAGKSSLIAAMSAARPKIADYPFTTLHPNLGVVEAGSTRFTVADVPGLIEGASEGKGLGLDFLRHVERCSALLHVLDCATLEPGRDPLSDLEIIKKELAAYEVPEGQIPLLDRPQLVALNKIDVPEARELAEFVRPDLEAMGYRVFEISTASREGLRELGFALAEVVEDARAKEQAESERLERIVLTPKAVDRQAGFRVVTEGGTYGTLFRVLGQKPERWVQQTDFQNDEAVGYLADRLQKLGIEDALVKAGAVAGSTVVIGPGQGVVFDWEPSLTSAAEVQVGVRGSDDRLDGPQRRTNKQRRSDYHDLMDAKAAAREQLEEERRSGMWESTE
- a CDS encoding glutamate-5-semialdehyde dehydrogenase — protein: MSSNDAFVDLLTRAKQASRKLATATTATKNAALEDMARALEGAIPEIIAANELDLARGVENNIGDGLLDRLRLDEERILGLAAAVREIIALPDPVGQIVRGSTLPNGITIAQTRVPFGVVGAIYEARPNVTVDIAALALKSGNGAVLRGGSAAENSNRVLVRLIQESVRRSGIDGNAFQTIDPFGREGAGRLMRARGYVDVLIPRGSAGLISTVVNESTVPVIETGAGIVHVYVDASADFDMAHSIVVNAKTHRPSVCNSAETLLVHADQVGELLPSILAVLEQRGVVLYGDERARAAGAREAATDETWATEHLDLAMGVRVVDSLDEAIAHIDTYSTKHTESIVTSDFANAERFLAEVDSAVVMVNSSTRFTDGGEFGFGAEVGISTQKMHARGPMGLAELTSTKWLVRGTGQIR
- the proB gene encoding glutamate 5-kinase, coding for MSEAGTRGQTLLAARRVVVKVGSSSVSGDNAGQIPVLVDSLARLRAAGAEVILVSSGAIATGVPFLNIDARPDDLATQQAAAAVGQNILVNRYQRALSSHDLVAGQVLLTAHDMENPTHRGNARRALERLLALGTVPIINENDTVATHEIRFGDNDRLAALVARLVEADQLVLLSDIDALYTAPPEVVGAERIASVPYGDPLDGVRIGESQSGWGTGGAATKVQAARLAADAGTTVLLTEARLLAAVLDGADHGTLFGAASR
- the rplU gene encoding 50S ribosomal protein L21, with the translated sequence MVYAVVRTSGRQEKVEVGSIITVNRVSGDAKGNIELPAVLLVDGDKVTSDASALAKVKVTAEVLDDLRGPKIVIQRYKNKTGYKSRQGHRQDLTRLKVTGIK
- a CDS encoding IS1249 family transposase — its product is MPKTTNSSTCLVCGNALVKNGFTSAGTRCWRCLNCGSSSTRKRADLTRRHTLDRFLSWLLGKDSQAEAAERVSDRTFRREIEWCWQIRPTLPTVTIPPRCVIVDGTYVGGWCLLVALDEDLTPLAFQWCSTETQAAWGALFAQIPAPLVVVCDGGPGLNAALKTVWPDTRVQRCIFHVLMNIRTHLTWRPRTVAGQTLLALTKQLSQVQTPEDALGWLKRLNAWHSIYGRLTRERSYARRRLKDGSWDSPTGKQWWYTHDRLRKAYRLLTEIQRRGHLFTFVQIDIPRTTSGLEGAFNSVLKTLLRFHRGMPTVHQKRVAEWFALKQAGLLQTAHSFITHEVINPPVNPRPRFTEPDPSPELYGTGLDASEGLWLRKGWGGRT